In the Acanthopagrus latus isolate v.2019 chromosome 23, fAcaLat1.1, whole genome shotgun sequence genome, one interval contains:
- the LOC119014124 gene encoding bryoporin-like: MPENAEAVSATLSTNRNCTIEITNVSANYCLINPKVYMSSGYCHHPPQPTIRTTKTEVCSFTKDDNTATGAVGLLTYDLFHMQSRVCSDRVAIMFSVPFDHNLYKNRLAVGVVEQSRDCDKHLYDQLYDGKDLSNFTRSEQHGAGLLYRATYVDLRATMSSVGKAIVKVELYDKMGR; the protein is encoded by the exons ATGCCAGAAAATGCAGAAGCAGTGTCAGCCACTCTCTCCACCAACAGAAACTGCACCATAGAAATAACCAACGTCAGCGCGAACTACTGCCTCATCAACCCCAA GGTGTACATGTCAAGTGGCTACTGTCACCACCCGCCCCAGCCAACGATTCGCACCACCAAGACCGAAGTGTGCTCCTTCACCAAAGACGACAACACCGCCACGGGCGCCGTCGGCCTGCTGACCTACGACCTGTTCCATATGCAGAGCCGGGTTTGCTCCGACCGCGTGGCCATCATGTTCTCTGTGCCTTTTGACCACAACTTGTACAAGAACCGGCTGGCCGTGGGTGTGGTTGAGCAATCCCGGGACTGCGACAAACACCTGTACGACCAGCTGTACGATGGGAAAGACCTCAGCAACTTCACCCGCTCTGAGCAACACGGCGCTGGGCTTCTATATAGAGCTACATATGTCGATTTGAGGGCCACGATGTCCAGTGTTGGCAAAGCCATTGTGAAAGTGGAGCTCTATGACAAAATGGGTCGTTAA
- the apnl gene encoding actinoporin-like protein, with translation MTESAEAIAADVDRKRSVVIEISNITNNYCLLNPRVYLENGETYNPPQPTVRPLMTEVCTFTKSSGKATGSIGVLTYDLFERSQNDYIETLAIMFSVPWDYNLYKNWFAVGIYKKGRECDKALYKEMYYEKNQKEHGFVREEATGSGISYVGNYLDIKATMSPLEKAIMKVEVWDKLFTPMGQQAY, from the exons ATGACAGAGTCAGCTGAAGCCATCGCAGCCGATGTGGACAGGAAGAGAAGTGTCGTCATTGAAATCTCAAATATCACGAACAACTACTGCCTCCTTAACCCCAG GGTGTACCTTGAAAATGGCGAGACATACAACCCACCTCAACCCACAGTGCGCCCTCTGATGACCGAGGTCTGCACTTTCACCAAGTCCAGTGGCAAAGCCACCGGCAGCATTGGCGTACTGACCTACGACCTCTTCGAGAGGTCGCAGAACGACTACATTGAGACTCTGGCCATCATGTTCTCAGTTCCCTGGGACTACAACCTGTACAAGAATTGGTTCGCGGTGGGCATCTACAAAAAGGGCCGTGAATGTGACAAGGCATTGTATAAAGAAATGTACTACGAGAAGAATCAGAAAGAGCATGGGTTTGTCAGGGAGGAAGCCACGGGGTCAGGAATCAGTTATGTGGGCAACTACTTAGACATAAAGGCCACCATGAGTCCGCTGGAAAAAGCCATCATGAAGGTGGAGGTGTGGGATAAGCTTTTCACACCCATGGGCCAGCAGGCGTACTAG
- the ramp2 gene encoding receptor activity-modifying protein 2 isoform X1: protein MTTTSFSVRFSGCFVTLLIWAGCTSVVCLVDENSAVQPATTIGYHTTETMAANATYGKSTMSLGCGNNTHMCVEYCSICHEFSSVPLMECLSMLFDHLCLSRFEEEMTSLRTDWCTWSNVSGLYSNLSTCSEEISDCLLIPWPNPLVEQIFVDIHSKYFKDCPSEELSDPPPVIIFALVITPICLIPVMVSLVVLKTKNGDGSS from the exons ATGACAACCACTAGCTTCTCAGTCAGGTTTTCTGGGTGTTTTGTGACTCTTCTCATCTGGG CAGGATGCACATCAGTGGTTTGTCTGGTTGATGAAAATTCGGCAGTGCAACCGGCCACAACAATAG GGTATCACACAACAGAGACGATGGCTGCCA ATGCCACTTATGGAAAGTCTACCATGTCACTTG GTTGTGGGAATAATACTCATATGTGTGTTGAGTATTGCAGTATCTGTCATGAGTTTTCCTCTGTACCATTAATGGAGTGCCTTTCCATGCTATTTGATCATCTGTGCCTCTCACgttttgaggaagaaatgaCATCACTACGCACCGACTGGTGCACTTGGAGTAACGTGAGCGG TTTGTATAGTAACCTGAGCACTTGCTCAGAGGAGATATCCGACTGTCTCCTGATCCCATGGCCCAACCCTCTGGTGGAGCAGATCTTTGTGGACATTCACTCCAAGTACTTCAAGGATTGTCCATCAGAGGAGCTGAGCGACCCACCGCCAGTCATTATCTTTGCCCTGGTGATAACTCCCATCTGCCTGATCCCTGTCATGGTTAGCCTGGTGGTGCTCAAGACCAAGAATGGGGATGGCAGCTCATAA
- the ramp2 gene encoding receptor activity-modifying protein 2 isoform X2, with protein MTTTSFSVRFSGCFVTLLIWGCTSVVCLVDENSAVQPATTIGYHTTETMAANATYGKSTMSLGCGNNTHMCVEYCSICHEFSSVPLMECLSMLFDHLCLSRFEEEMTSLRTDWCTWSNVSGLYSNLSTCSEEISDCLLIPWPNPLVEQIFVDIHSKYFKDCPSEELSDPPPVIIFALVITPICLIPVMVSLVVLKTKNGDGSS; from the exons ATGACAACCACTAGCTTCTCAGTCAGGTTTTCTGGGTGTTTTGTGACTCTTCTCATCTGGG GATGCACATCAGTGGTTTGTCTGGTTGATGAAAATTCGGCAGTGCAACCGGCCACAACAATAG GGTATCACACAACAGAGACGATGGCTGCCA ATGCCACTTATGGAAAGTCTACCATGTCACTTG GTTGTGGGAATAATACTCATATGTGTGTTGAGTATTGCAGTATCTGTCATGAGTTTTCCTCTGTACCATTAATGGAGTGCCTTTCCATGCTATTTGATCATCTGTGCCTCTCACgttttgaggaagaaatgaCATCACTACGCACCGACTGGTGCACTTGGAGTAACGTGAGCGG TTTGTATAGTAACCTGAGCACTTGCTCAGAGGAGATATCCGACTGTCTCCTGATCCCATGGCCCAACCCTCTGGTGGAGCAGATCTTTGTGGACATTCACTCCAAGTACTTCAAGGATTGTCCATCAGAGGAGCTGAGCGACCCACCGCCAGTCATTATCTTTGCCCTGGTGATAACTCCCATCTGCCTGATCCCTGTCATGGTTAGCCTGGTGGTGCTCAAGACCAAGAATGGGGATGGCAGCTCATAA
- the ramp2 gene encoding receptor activity-modifying protein 2 isoform X3 has translation MKGVLGFIGVFLSFLSDATYGKSTMSLGCGNNTHMCVEYCSICHEFSSVPLMECLSMLFDHLCLSRFEEEMTSLRTDWCTWSNVSGLYSNLSTCSEEISDCLLIPWPNPLVEQIFVDIHSKYFKDCPSEELSDPPPVIIFALVITPICLIPVMVSLVVLKTKNGDGSS, from the exons ATGAAGGGAGTGCTTGGTTTCATTGGGGtattcctctcctttctctccg ATGCCACTTATGGAAAGTCTACCATGTCACTTG GTTGTGGGAATAATACTCATATGTGTGTTGAGTATTGCAGTATCTGTCATGAGTTTTCCTCTGTACCATTAATGGAGTGCCTTTCCATGCTATTTGATCATCTGTGCCTCTCACgttttgaggaagaaatgaCATCACTACGCACCGACTGGTGCACTTGGAGTAACGTGAGCGG TTTGTATAGTAACCTGAGCACTTGCTCAGAGGAGATATCCGACTGTCTCCTGATCCCATGGCCCAACCCTCTGGTGGAGCAGATCTTTGTGGACATTCACTCCAAGTACTTCAAGGATTGTCCATCAGAGGAGCTGAGCGACCCACCGCCAGTCATTATCTTTGCCCTGGTGATAACTCCCATCTGCCTGATCCCTGTCATGGTTAGCCTGGTGGTGCTCAAGACCAAGAATGGGGATGGCAGCTCATAA